The following proteins are encoded in a genomic region of Bradyrhizobium sp. SK17:
- a CDS encoding crotonase/enoyl-CoA hydratase family protein: MTAHVIVTDEAATRVIRLRRPEKKNAITQEMFRAISDAIDKAQNNPKIRCLIITGGSGVFTAGNDIEDMLAQGTSTGETPPASDLVRFLYSLAHNVKPVIAAVDGVAMGIGTTMLFHCDYVLASKTALFSTPFSNFGLVPEGASSLLMPRTMGHQRAFAMLVMGRTMSADDARVAGFVNTVVAPGHAEVEAHKVAREICALPAEAVAISRRLIRLPPEDVTRRIEQENHLFSERMRSKEAIGAFKAFMARTKD; this comes from the coding sequence ATGACTGCGCATGTCATAGTGACCGACGAAGCCGCCACCCGCGTGATCCGGCTGCGCCGGCCCGAGAAAAAGAACGCGATTACCCAAGAGATGTTTCGCGCGATCAGCGACGCGATCGACAAGGCACAGAACAATCCGAAGATCCGCTGCCTAATCATCACCGGCGGCTCCGGCGTATTCACCGCCGGCAACGACATCGAGGACATGCTCGCGCAAGGCACCTCGACCGGCGAGACGCCGCCCGCCTCCGACCTGGTCCGGTTCCTGTATTCATTGGCCCATAATGTGAAACCGGTCATCGCCGCGGTCGACGGCGTCGCGATGGGCATCGGCACCACCATGCTGTTCCACTGCGACTATGTGCTGGCCAGCAAGACCGCGCTGTTCTCGACGCCATTCTCCAATTTCGGCCTGGTGCCGGAAGGTGCCTCCAGCCTGCTGATGCCGCGGACGATGGGCCACCAACGTGCCTTCGCGATGCTGGTGATGGGCCGCACCATGTCGGCCGATGACGCCCGTGTCGCCGGCTTCGTCAACACCGTGGTGGCGCCGGGCCATGCCGAGGTCGAGGCGCACAAGGTGGCGCGCGAGATCTGCGCGCTGCCGGCCGAGGCGGTGGCGATTTCGCGACGCCTGATCCGGCTGCCGCCGGAGGACGTCACCCGCCGCATCGAGCAGGAGAACCATCTGTTCAGCGAACGGATGCGCTCCAAGGAAGCGATCGGCGCCTTCAAGGCGTTCATGGCGCGCACGAAGGATTGA
- the paoA gene encoding aldehyde dehydrogenase iron-sulfur subunit PaoA, translated as MPRRSPGPGGPIGLELSRRELLIAGAGTLATPAFATEIPRPVRAQGPSAPSGAPAMMKVSVNVNGNAHALEIDTRTTLLDALREHLKLTGSKKGCDHGQCGACTVMVNGRRINSCLSLAVMHEGDSVTTVEGLGTPDRMHPMQAAFVKHDGYQCGYCTPGQICSAVAVLAEVRAGIPSHVSADLTTQPQLTNAELRERMSGNICRCGAYSNIAEAITEVAGRDA; from the coding sequence ATGCCAAGGCGCAGTCCAGGACCTGGTGGTCCCATTGGTCTGGAACTTTCCCGGCGCGAACTCTTGATCGCCGGCGCAGGCACGTTGGCGACGCCAGCCTTTGCGACCGAGATTCCGCGTCCGGTGCGCGCGCAAGGTCCGTCAGCCCCGAGCGGAGCCCCCGCGATGATGAAAGTATCCGTCAACGTCAACGGCAATGCGCATGCCCTCGAGATCGACACCCGGACCACGCTGCTCGACGCGCTGCGCGAGCATCTGAAGCTGACCGGCAGCAAGAAGGGCTGCGATCACGGCCAGTGCGGCGCCTGCACGGTGATGGTGAATGGCCGCCGCATCAATTCCTGCCTGTCGCTCGCGGTGATGCATGAAGGCGACAGTGTCACCACCGTCGAAGGGCTCGGTACGCCGGACCGGATGCACCCGATGCAGGCGGCCTTCGTCAAGCATGACGGCTATCAATGCGGCTATTGCACGCCGGGCCAGATCTGCTCGGCTGTCGCTGTCCTCGCCGAGGTCAGGGCCGGCATTCCAAGCCATGTCAGCGCCGATCTCACGACGCAGCCGCAACTCACCAACGCCGAGCTGCGCGAGCGCATGAGCGGCAACATCTGCCGCTGCGGCGCCTATTCCAACATCGCCGAGGCGATCACCGAGGTTGCCGGGAGGGATGCATGA
- a CDS encoding xanthine dehydrogenase family protein subunit M, which produces MRAFTYERARTAREAAAAAARTSGARFIAGGTNLLDLMKLEIETPAHLIDVNGLALDKVEPTPDGGLRIGALVRNTDLAADARVRRDYGLLSRALLAGASGQLRNKATTAGNLLQRTRCPYFYDTNLPCNKRRPGSGCAALGGLSRSHAVVGTSDACIATHPSDMAIAMRALDAKVETMRPDGTTRSIPIGKFHRLPGDTPEIETNLVPGELITAVVLPQPVGGAHIYRKVRDRASYAFALVSVGAIVQRDGSGRVALGGVAPKPWRVEAAEAEMPRGARAVTARLLAGARPTQQNAFKLALVERTLDAVLAEAKG; this is translated from the coding sequence ATGAGAGCCTTTACCTACGAGCGCGCGCGCACCGCGCGCGAGGCGGCGGCTGCGGCCGCGCGCACCAGCGGCGCCAGGTTCATCGCCGGCGGCACCAATCTGCTCGACCTGATGAAGCTCGAGATCGAGACGCCTGCGCACCTGATCGACGTCAACGGGCTTGCGCTGGACAAGGTCGAGCCGACGCCGGACGGCGGCCTGCGGATCGGCGCGCTGGTGCGTAACACCGATCTCGCCGCCGATGCGCGGGTGCGGCGCGACTACGGCTTGCTGTCGCGGGCGCTGCTGGCCGGTGCATCCGGCCAGTTGCGCAACAAGGCGACCACCGCCGGCAATCTGCTCCAGCGCACGCGCTGTCCTTATTTCTACGACACCAATCTGCCCTGCAACAAGCGCAGGCCCGGCAGCGGCTGTGCCGCACTCGGCGGCCTCAGCCGGTCGCACGCGGTAGTCGGAACCAGCGATGCGTGCATCGCCACCCATCCAAGCGACATGGCGATCGCGATGCGCGCGCTCGATGCCAAGGTCGAGACGATGCGGCCGGACGGCACGACGCGCAGCATTCCGATCGGCAAATTCCACCGGTTGCCGGGCGACACACCCGAGATCGAGACCAATCTGGTGCCGGGCGAATTGATCACGGCGGTGGTGCTGCCGCAGCCGGTCGGCGGCGCGCACATCTATCGCAAGGTGCGTGACCGCGCCTCCTACGCCTTTGCACTGGTGTCGGTCGGCGCCATCGTGCAGCGCGACGGCAGCGGGCGCGTCGCGCTCGGCGGCGTCGCGCCGAAACCCTGGCGCGTCGAGGCGGCTGAGGCGGAGATGCCGCGCGGCGCCAGGGCCGTCACCGCAAGGCTGCTCGCCGGCGCCAGGCCGACGCAGCAGAATGCATTCAAGCTCGCGCTGGTCGAGCGCACGCTCGATGCGGTGCTGGCGGAAGCGAAAGGCTGA
- the paoC gene encoding aldehyde oxidoreductase molybdenum-binding subunit PaoC produces the protein MRFDTPATENPIDQLRIIGKPISRIDGPLKTTGTAPYAYERHDVAPNAAYGYVVGAAIAKGGITAMDVAAARSASGVLAIVTAENAGKLTKGDLNVALLLGGPEIQHYHQAIAVVIAETFEQARAAAQLVRVDYARSDGAFDLAAVAETGKPVAGFGGPPDTAVGDFAAAFASAPVKLDATYTTPDEAHAMMEPHASIAAWNGDRLTLWTSNQMIAWNAADLAKTLGMPRDKVRLDSPFIGGGFGGKLFLRADALLAALGARAAGRPVKVALQRPLIFNNTTHRPATIQRIRIGATKDGKITAIGHEGWSGNLPGGKPETAVNQTRLLYAGANRMTATRMAMLDLPEGNAMRAPGEAPGMMALEVAVDELAESLGIDPIELRILNDTQVDPEKPERRFSQRALTECLRTGAERFGWGARNAQPGRVRDGRWLVGMGVAAAFRNNLLTKSAARVRLDKSGVITVETDMTDIGTGSYTIIAQTAAEMMGVSIEQVRVRLGDSEFPVSAGSGGQWGANNATSGVYAACVKLRDAVTQKLGFNSAEASFSDGKVTAGNRSVPLAEAAGEDGLSAEDGIEYGDLDKTYQQSTFGAHFVEVGVDAATAEIRVRRMLAVCAAGRILNPKTARSQVIGAMTMGVGAALMEELVVDKRHGLFVNHDLAGYEMPVHADIPHQELIFLDETDPMSSPMKAKGVGELGICGVAAAVANAVYNATGIRVRDYPITLDKLLAQMPEPV, from the coding sequence ATGAGATTCGACACACCCGCCACCGAGAATCCGATCGACCAGCTCAGGATCATCGGCAAGCCCATCAGCCGCATCGATGGTCCGCTCAAGACCACCGGCACGGCGCCCTATGCCTATGAGCGCCACGACGTCGCGCCGAACGCAGCCTATGGCTATGTCGTCGGCGCCGCGATCGCCAAGGGAGGGATCACCGCGATGGACGTTGCGGCGGCAAGGTCCGCGTCCGGCGTGCTTGCGATCGTCACCGCCGAGAACGCCGGCAAGCTGACCAAGGGCGATCTCAACGTCGCTCTTCTGCTCGGCGGCCCGGAGATTCAGCATTACCATCAGGCCATCGCGGTGGTGATCGCCGAGACCTTCGAACAGGCGCGTGCCGCGGCGCAACTGGTGCGCGTCGACTATGCGCGCAGCGACGGCGCCTTCGATCTCGCCGCGGTCGCCGAGACCGGCAAACCGGTCGCCGGCTTCGGCGGGCCGCCCGACACCGCGGTCGGCGATTTCGCCGCGGCCTTCGCCTCGGCCCCGGTCAAGCTCGACGCGACCTACACCACGCCAGACGAAGCCCACGCCATGATGGAGCCGCACGCCTCGATCGCCGCGTGGAATGGCGACAGGCTCACGCTCTGGACGTCCAACCAGATGATCGCATGGAACGCGGCCGACCTGGCGAAGACCCTCGGTATGCCCAGGGATAAGGTCCGGCTGGATTCGCCCTTTATCGGTGGCGGCTTCGGCGGCAAATTGTTCCTGCGCGCCGATGCGCTGCTCGCGGCGCTCGGCGCCCGCGCTGCCGGCCGACCGGTCAAGGTCGCGCTGCAGCGGCCATTGATTTTCAACAACACCACGCATCGTCCGGCCACGATCCAGCGCATCCGGATCGGCGCGACCAAGGACGGCAAGATCACCGCGATCGGCCATGAGGGTTGGTCCGGCAATTTGCCGGGCGGCAAGCCCGAGACCGCAGTCAACCAGACACGGCTGCTCTATGCCGGTGCCAACCGCATGACCGCGACGCGGATGGCGATGCTCGATCTGCCGGAAGGCAATGCGATGCGCGCGCCCGGCGAAGCGCCCGGCATGATGGCGTTGGAGGTCGCGGTCGACGAACTGGCCGAAAGCCTCGGCATCGACCCGATCGAGCTCCGCATCCTCAACGACACCCAGGTCGATCCGGAAAAACCCGAGCGGCGCTTCTCGCAGCGCGCGCTGACCGAATGCCTGCGCACCGGCGCTGAGCGTTTCGGCTGGGGCGCGCGCAACGCCCAGCCGGGACGCGTGCGCGACGGGCGCTGGCTGGTCGGCATGGGGGTCGCGGCCGCGTTCCGCAACAATCTGCTGACCAAGTCGGCCGCTCGCGTCCGTCTCGACAAGAGCGGCGTCATCACCGTCGAGACCGATATGACCGACATCGGCACCGGTTCCTACACCATCATCGCGCAGACCGCTGCCGAGATGATGGGAGTTTCGATCGAGCAGGTCAGGGTCCGCCTTGGCGATTCCGAGTTTCCGGTCTCTGCCGGATCGGGCGGCCAATGGGGTGCCAACAATGCGACCTCGGGCGTCTATGCTGCCTGCGTCAAGCTGCGCGATGCGGTGACGCAGAAGCTTGGCTTCAACTCGGCCGAGGCCAGTTTCTCCGACGGCAAGGTCACGGCAGGCAATCGCAGCGTGCCGCTGGCGGAGGCCGCGGGCGAGGACGGACTGTCGGCCGAGGACGGCATCGAATATGGCGATCTCGACAAGACCTACCAGCAGTCGACGTTCGGCGCACATTTCGTCGAGGTCGGCGTCGATGCCGCAACCGCTGAGATCCGCGTGCGGCGGATGCTTGCTGTCTGCGCGGCGGGCCGCATCCTCAATCCGAAGACCGCGCGCAGCCAGGTGATCGGCGCGATGACGATGGGCGTCGGTGCTGCCCTGATGGAAGAGCTCGTGGTCGACAAGCGCCACGGCCTGTTCGTCAACCACGACCTCGCCGGCTACGAAATGCCGGTTCATGCCGACATTCCGCATCAGGAATTGATCTTCCTCGACGAGACTGATCCGATGTCGTCGCCGATGAAGGCCAAGGGTGTCGGTGAGCTCGGCATCTGCGGCGTTGCGGCCGCCGTCGCCAACGCGGTCTACAATGCGACCGGCATTCGGGTGCGCGACTATCCCATCACGCTCGACAAGCTGCTTGCGCAGATGCCGGAGCCGGTCTGA